One Olsenella sp. oral taxon 807 DNA segment encodes these proteins:
- a CDS encoding putative ABC transporter permease — protein MTEHEPGVRPNDSYVRDGDAARKTTDRTAQGGGKVHAARNVGRTKQSRDESMRERLALAAAAFVVGGVVGWLYEVGIGVLERGFFDWEHGGLGIPFLQIYGIGSALVMLLLGRADSPVRAHPPLCFAAICLLTATLEYASGAAMLYGLGVQTWDYRVPGWDFMCTPDGLLSLRGILSFGVLGIVLVYPIKSLARKLRARMPRTFDTTVWSLTAFIMAVAVVTYAVSGTGALK, from the coding sequence ATGACTGAGCACGAACCCGGCGTCAGGCCAAATGATTCTTACGTCAGAGACGGAGACGCCGCGAGAAAGACCACAGATCGCACTGCCCAAGGCGGCGGGAAGGTTCACGCCGCACGCAATGTCGGACGGACGAAGCAGTCCCGCGACGAGTCTATGCGCGAGCGCCTTGCCCTTGCCGCTGCGGCATTTGTCGTCGGAGGAGTCGTCGGCTGGCTCTATGAGGTAGGCATCGGCGTACTCGAGCGAGGTTTCTTCGACTGGGAGCACGGTGGGCTCGGTATTCCGTTCCTACAGATCTACGGCATCGGTAGCGCACTCGTCATGCTGCTGCTCGGTCGCGCCGACTCCCCCGTGCGTGCGCATCCACCGCTCTGCTTCGCAGCCATATGCCTGCTCACGGCAACGCTTGAGTATGCCAGCGGTGCGGCCATGCTCTACGGCCTGGGCGTGCAGACCTGGGACTATCGCGTACCGGGCTGGGACTTCATGTGCACGCCTGACGGCCTCTTGTCCCTGCGCGGCATCCTCTCGTTTGGCGTGCTCGGGATCGTTCTTGTCTACCCCATCAAGTCGCTGGCGCGCAAGCTACGCGCGCGAATGCCAAGGACCTTCGACACCACCGTATGGTCACTCACGGCGTTCATCATGGCAGTGGCTGTCGTCACCTACGCCGTCAGCGGCACCGGTGCCCTCAAGTAG
- a CDS encoding GNAT family N-acetyltransferase translates to MIRKITFDSNSKDISQDLQGLNMHIGFKKGINRGNALLLCKWSNEQGKEFQEQWMGSKISYPLSYSKIIELENIFSILNKEEFIGIIQEIRIDQNNIHIGRFVIDPTKTGLGIGTEALRGFIDLIFQDESIKSISLTVFDSNQKAKKIYEKLGFRVDEIIETPKLKYIMRKHR, encoded by the coding sequence ATGATAAGGAAGATTACCTTTGACTCAAACAGCAAGGACATCTCTCAAGATTTGCAGGGATTGAATATGCACATCGGATTTAAAAAAGGGATAAATAGAGGCAATGCCTTACTTTTATGCAAGTGGTCAAATGAACAAGGAAAAGAATTCCAAGAACAATGGATGGGTTCTAAGATTTCTTACCCGTTGAGCTATAGCAAGATAATAGAATTGGAGAATATATTCTCAATACTCAATAAGGAAGAATTTATCGGAATAATACAAGAAATACGAATTGATCAAAATAATATACATATAGGTAGATTCGTAATAGATCCTACAAAGACAGGATTGGGCATTGGGACAGAGGCACTGAGAGGGTTTATAGATCTCATTTTTCAGGATGAGAGTATCAAGAGTATTTCTCTAACAGTTTTTGATTCCAATCAAAAAGCAAAGAAAATTTATGAGAAACTTGGGTTTAGAGTTGACGAGATAATCGAGACCCCAAAGCTGAAGTATATCATGAGAAAGCACAGATAA
- a CDS encoding aldo/keto reductase: MNRLADTFVLSNGRGIPCIGLGTWQTASGEEAVEAVSCAIKMGYRHIDGAAIYGNERSVGKGVALGIREAGISREELFVTSKLWNTERGYDRTLDAFEKTLADLGLDYLDLYLIHWPAAAHQFDDWQAINRDTWRAFEKLYHEGRVRSIGVSNFLRHHLEPLMTADVAPMVDQLEFHPGFMQTDIVSYCQHNGVQVEGWSPLGRGKLLTDGRMVQIAERYGVSTAQLCVRWALQHDVLPLPKSIHEQRIRENADVFGFKITAQDMDAIDALPFMGGSGSSPDEVDF, translated from the coding sequence ATGAACCGACTGGCAGATACGTTTGTCCTTTCCAACGGTAGGGGCATCCCCTGCATCGGACTCGGCACGTGGCAGACGGCGAGTGGCGAGGAGGCGGTTGAGGCCGTGAGCTGTGCCATCAAGATGGGCTATCGCCACATCGATGGCGCGGCTATCTATGGCAACGAGCGCTCGGTGGGCAAGGGGGTGGCCCTCGGGATCAGGGAGGCAGGCATCTCGCGAGAAGAGCTCTTCGTCACAAGCAAGCTCTGGAACACGGAGCGCGGCTACGACAGGACCTTGGATGCCTTTGAGAAGACCCTTGCTGACCTCGGCCTTGACTATCTCGACCTTTACCTCATCCACTGGCCAGCTGCTGCTCACCAGTTCGATGACTGGCAGGCGATCAACCGTGACACATGGCGCGCCTTCGAGAAGCTCTACCATGAGGGTCGAGTCAGGTCAATCGGGGTCTCGAACTTCCTGAGGCATCATCTTGAGCCGCTGATGACCGCTGACGTTGCTCCAATGGTTGACCAGCTTGAGTTTCATCCCGGTTTCATGCAGACAGACATCGTGTCGTATTGCCAGCACAATGGCGTGCAGGTTGAAGGGTGGAGTCCGCTAGGACGGGGCAAGTTGCTGACGGACGGGCGCATGGTCCAGATTGCCGAGCGCTATGGCGTCTCGACCGCCCAGCTGTGCGTGCGCTGGGCGTTGCAACACGACGTGCTCCCCCTGCCGAAGTCCATCCATGAGCAGCGCATCCGCGAGAACGCGGACGTCTTTGGCTTTAAGATCACCGCCCAAGACATGGACGCAATCGATGCGCTGCCCTTTATGGGAGGCTCGGGTAGCAGCCCTGACGAAGTCGACTTTTAA
- a CDS encoding DUF4132 domain-containing protein, with amino-acid sequence MARSRPSRPKIEIPAEEVERLHALARGRIGLASAIAAVVLGDRRLATIPESLAGLWVPDGVHDARDEFLMAFEEALGRPVCEVHTVDDFWTPAVAWVFGEVVGPEVCMFLRQILDLVAEGAFGFGWLRRSCHARDFALYAYSAMFILADNVGAICCERPVAELLYRDYSDIFTHFEFLIAIAIRNGDADVIAYLKDAIYGDNAASALDHHLVRGIVRSGNEELVGDLLRLLDAAQEQEGVRQAILEQADCGTRRTLERILSHCVERDLFRFSAALRAFGTWCGLPLPAMKGRRLARFAGLALRALDDKAYCLQLLESDNIIEVHLGLWALGVDDLALVTPQLERLVTDPVHVRRVLGWYFIRNITDDAYRMSLAMRHLDERDPETLAWVISNLAVLDQALRGRYRSVDAHIEPLRPCPDEALPSDAAERARLFFQLKGIAQEVGRKKRTFSDSPYAEITITLSVDRVIKCMMSVALYDLNPALVQELYGMIDLMNVDLRWILVYTFLSPDTVPADHQLLLDLLGDRTVATRQLAVDRLSRMRVGERDLDALGNVLSSKSSSLREGVMGILTAQSWDKLKGVTVRLLQANNAYQNQAGIELVLRARKERDVSADAAAFADDEALSLALGELSSRDVPAQTRVLLDGLGLGESETEAYTPENGYGLYDPEEALPFEERYVDLFEAAPLFQGGSEKAYAGERQAVVPSGVQDVGAPDPGAQGLDAHDPARRGGFLSCALRALFGDGDSVADGEPKAKGPVGAARELVTQDGTHLLTPPRLKDYADYEGAADALLRIAGVIERHEDYEYEVEGWNGARETQLLGSTGNYVSLPVGCKARCAADKDARLGMLPFADEFREAIAPVTTGAAQALRVVSATLDRDEPPSTRYQFVGRMLSLRETYDKTIWPWEVDQLGKGRALQAEQVLWLSLFEVDQDELVGEALRLYRSFLRMYGRCAFENCLRRVSQMSCYDYGSSDFYPINARWLRFWRMVIRRLEFTDEQYRRWFELEYCVERANGSACDIELGLDLEDYARALGQSMIGEGAFYRFVFTAPAVAWKHVAPRTSQARRERAHMVERYPFAQDLCDRAISRIVDVEERRGELETPVSKLAFRIVRVQHDGARHFCNLLKALGNDTLTRDCSCSKRDMLIDLLEACQPAPEDTATSLSVLLRSAGISDERLVQATMLAPQWAGLAEQVSGWDALKSGIWFFHAHVSEDFSAAKETEVARYSSILPQQFNDGQFDREWFLDVHQRLGDARFKVLYRAAKYLSIGNSLHRRSRLFVDAALGRVDEKALEEEIEQKRNQDKLRSYPLIPYEGTPQETLHRYQFIRHFEAGSVRFGAMRKSSEKRAVEAALANLARCAGFSDVDRLVWRMEGTQIECMRESFEPHVVKDYEVWIAFDDMGCASLAVRKGKRLLRSVPRAIARDPYVVGLKSQVKDLRAQQKRGRAILERAMVEQSGFTADELPGILANPVIGAMMERLVLTDGTYSVWARDFGDLDAGVLRIAHPFDLKQQGVWYRLMGEVFERTVVQPFKQVFRELYLLTADERQERTISRRYAGNQIQPQKAATLLKSRGWTVDYETGLQKVWYDQNLVACMVSYADWFSPADIEPPVIEEVNFFGRGTWKAVPLEEIAPIVFSETMRDVDLVVSVAHAGAVDPETSSSTIEMRRAILGQLLDLLKVRNVDVDGSHAKVHGTLGNYSIHLGSGVVHKMGTGMICMLPVHSQTRGRLFLPFADEDPKTAEVLSKVLLLARDQKIKDPEILRQITE; translated from the coding sequence ATGGCACGAAGCCGCCCGAGTCGCCCAAAGATAGAGATTCCAGCAGAGGAGGTCGAGCGCCTGCACGCACTTGCTCGCGGAAGGATCGGGCTTGCGTCTGCGATCGCAGCTGTCGTCTTGGGCGACCGACGTCTTGCCACGATCCCGGAATCGCTGGCTGGGCTATGGGTGCCTGACGGCGTTCATGATGCGCGTGACGAGTTTCTCATGGCGTTTGAGGAGGCCTTGGGCAGGCCTGTGTGCGAGGTGCACACTGTGGACGACTTCTGGACGCCCGCCGTCGCGTGGGTGTTTGGCGAGGTGGTAGGGCCTGAGGTCTGCATGTTCTTGCGCCAGATTCTCGACCTTGTCGCGGAAGGCGCCTTTGGCTTCGGCTGGCTGAGGCGCAGTTGCCACGCACGGGACTTTGCGCTGTATGCGTACAGCGCCATGTTCATTCTTGCGGACAATGTGGGGGCGATCTGTTGCGAACGTCCTGTGGCCGAGCTGCTATACAGGGACTACTCCGACATATTCACGCACTTCGAGTTTCTTATTGCCATCGCCATTCGCAACGGTGACGCGGACGTGATTGCCTACCTCAAGGACGCGATCTATGGCGACAACGCGGCCAGTGCGCTCGACCATCACCTGGTGCGGGGCATCGTCCGCAGCGGCAACGAGGAACTGGTGGGCGACCTGCTCAGACTGCTTGACGCGGCGCAAGAGCAGGAGGGCGTGCGTCAGGCCATCCTGGAGCAAGCGGATTGCGGGACGAGGCGCACGTTGGAGCGCATCCTGTCGCATTGCGTCGAGAGGGACCTGTTCCGCTTCAGCGCCGCCCTGCGCGCATTTGGTACCTGGTGCGGGCTGCCCCTGCCCGCGATGAAAGGAAGACGGCTTGCGCGCTTCGCAGGGCTGGCGTTGCGTGCCCTCGACGACAAGGCATACTGCCTGCAGCTGCTTGAGAGCGACAACATCATCGAGGTGCACCTGGGGCTGTGGGCCTTAGGCGTTGATGACCTGGCGCTGGTCACGCCCCAGCTAGAGCGTCTTGTCACTGACCCTGTGCATGTGAGGCGCGTCCTGGGCTGGTACTTCATACGCAACATAACGGACGACGCGTATCGGATGTCCCTCGCGATGCGCCATCTGGACGAGCGCGATCCCGAGACCCTCGCATGGGTCATAAGCAACCTCGCGGTCCTGGACCAGGCCCTGCGTGGCCGCTACAGAAGCGTGGACGCGCATATTGAGCCCCTGCGCCCCTGTCCTGACGAGGCGCTCCCAAGTGATGCCGCCGAGCGTGCGCGGCTGTTCTTTCAACTCAAGGGCATCGCCCAAGAGGTCGGCCGCAAGAAGCGCACGTTTTCCGACAGCCCTTACGCCGAGATTACCATCACTCTCTCTGTGGACAGGGTCATCAAGTGCATGATGAGCGTAGCTCTCTACGATCTGAACCCCGCGCTCGTACAGGAGCTTTACGGCATGATTGACCTGATGAACGTGGACCTCAGGTGGATCTTGGTCTACACCTTCCTCTCGCCCGACACCGTTCCTGCCGACCATCAGCTGCTGCTCGACCTGCTGGGCGACCGTACCGTCGCCACGCGCCAGCTGGCTGTTGACCGGCTGTCGCGGATGAGGGTTGGCGAGCGGGACTTGGACGCCCTCGGCAATGTACTCTCCTCGAAGAGCTCATCGCTGCGTGAGGGCGTCATGGGTATCCTCACTGCGCAGTCGTGGGATAAGCTTAAGGGTGTGACGGTGCGGCTGCTGCAGGCCAACAACGCCTATCAGAACCAGGCTGGCATCGAGCTCGTGCTGCGGGCGCGCAAGGAGAGGGATGTTTCGGCGGATGCCGCCGCGTTTGCAGACGATGAGGCCCTGTCCCTCGCGCTCGGCGAGCTTTCCTCCCGCGACGTTCCCGCCCAGACGAGGGTCCTGCTCGATGGCCTTGGCCTCGGAGAGTCCGAGACCGAGGCATACACGCCCGAGAACGGCTATGGCCTGTACGACCCCGAAGAGGCTCTGCCCTTCGAGGAACGCTACGTGGACCTGTTCGAGGCCGCACCCCTTTTCCAGGGTGGCTCAGAGAAGGCGTATGCAGGTGAGCGGCAGGCTGTGGTGCCCTCTGGTGTCCAGGATGTCGGTGCTCCAGACCCCGGTGCCCAAGGCCTTGATGCCCACGATCCCGCTCGGCGTGGTGGCTTCCTCTCTTGTGCGCTCAGGGCGCTGTTCGGCGACGGGGACTCAGTTGCTGATGGAGAACCAAAGGCAAAGGGCCCGGTCGGCGCAGCGCGAGAGCTCGTCACCCAAGACGGCACCCACTTGCTCACACCACCCAGGCTCAAGGACTACGCTGACTATGAGGGTGCGGCCGACGCGCTTTTGCGTATCGCGGGCGTCATCGAGCGACACGAGGACTATGAGTACGAGGTCGAGGGCTGGAACGGCGCACGCGAGACGCAGCTACTTGGCTCGACTGGCAACTACGTTTCCCTGCCCGTGGGCTGCAAGGCACGATGTGCGGCGGATAAGGATGCACGCCTTGGCATGCTGCCCTTTGCCGACGAGTTCAGGGAGGCAATCGCTCCTGTCACCACGGGTGCGGCGCAGGCACTGCGCGTCGTGAGTGCCACGCTGGATCGCGATGAGCCTCCCAGCACGCGCTATCAGTTCGTTGGGCGGATGCTCTCGCTGAGGGAGACGTACGACAAGACGATCTGGCCGTGGGAGGTCGATCAGTTGGGAAAAGGCCGCGCACTTCAGGCCGAGCAGGTCCTGTGGCTCTCGCTCTTCGAGGTTGACCAGGACGAGCTCGTGGGGGAGGCCCTGCGCCTGTACCGAAGCTTCCTGCGCATGTATGGTCGCTGCGCCTTCGAGAACTGTCTGCGACGGGTCTCTCAGATGTCGTGCTACGACTATGGCAGCTCGGACTTCTATCCCATCAACGCGCGATGGCTGCGGTTCTGGCGTATGGTCATACGTCGGCTGGAGTTCACAGATGAGCAGTATAGACGCTGGTTCGAGCTGGAGTATTGCGTGGAGAGGGCAAACGGGAGCGCATGTGACATCGAGCTTGGCCTTGACCTTGAGGACTATGCGCGTGCCCTGGGGCAGTCGATGATCGGCGAGGGTGCCTTCTATCGCTTTGTCTTCACTGCTCCCGCTGTTGCATGGAAGCATGTGGCCCCGAGGACCAGTCAGGCCCGTCGTGAGCGGGCACACATGGTAGAGCGCTATCCCTTCGCCCAGGACCTGTGCGATCGCGCCATATCGCGTATCGTCGACGTTGAGGAGCGGCGCGGGGAGCTGGAAACGCCCGTCTCGAAGTTGGCCTTCCGTATCGTGCGGGTACAGCATGACGGGGCACGTCATTTCTGCAATCTGCTCAAGGCGCTGGGCAACGACACGCTTACCCGAGACTGCAGTTGCTCGAAGCGAGACATGCTTATCGACCTGCTCGAGGCCTGTCAGCCTGCTCCAGAGGATACGGCAACGAGCCTCTCTGTGCTGCTGAGATCCGCCGGCATCAGCGATGAGCGCCTCGTGCAGGCGACGATGCTCGCGCCCCAGTGGGCCGGGCTCGCGGAGCAGGTCAGCGGCTGGGACGCCCTGAAATCGGGCATCTGGTTCTTTCATGCGCATGTCAGCGAGGACTTCTCGGCCGCAAAGGAGACCGAGGTCGCGCGCTACTCGTCCATCTTGCCCCAGCAGTTCAATGACGGCCAGTTCGACCGCGAGTGGTTTTTGGACGTGCACCAGCGTCTGGGAGATGCGCGCTTCAAGGTGCTCTATCGTGCGGCCAAGTACCTCTCGATTGGCAATAGCCTCCATCGACGCTCGCGGCTGTTCGTCGATGCGGCACTGGGAAGGGTCGACGAAAAGGCGCTGGAGGAGGAAATCGAGCAGAAGCGCAACCAGGACAAGCTGCGCAGCTATCCACTCATCCCGTACGAGGGCACCCCGCAGGAGACGCTCCATCGCTACCAGTTCATCCGTCACTTCGAGGCGGGAAGCGTGCGGTTCGGGGCGATGCGCAAAAGCAGCGAGAAGCGCGCGGTCGAAGCTGCCCTTGCCAATCTGGCGCGCTGTGCTGGGTTCTCGGACGTCGATCGCCTCGTCTGGCGCATGGAAGGCACCCAGATCGAGTGTATGCGCGAGAGCTTCGAGCCCCATGTCGTGAAAGACTATGAGGTCTGGATCGCGTTCGATGATATGGGGTGTGCCTCACTGGCGGTGCGCAAGGGCAAGCGCCTCCTGAGAAGCGTGCCCAGGGCCATTGCCAGGGATCCCTATGTCGTGGGTCTTAAGAGTCAGGTGAAGGATCTGCGTGCCCAGCAGAAGCGCGGCCGTGCCATCCTGGAGAGAGCGATGGTCGAGCAGAGCGGCTTCACTGCCGATGAGCTTCCTGGCATCCTTGCGAATCCCGTTATTGGAGCCATGATGGAGAGGCTCGTGCTTACCGACGGCACGTACAGTGTCTGGGCACGGGACTTCGGGGATCTGGACGCCGGTGTCCTGCGCATTGCCCATCCCTTTGACCTCAAGCAGCAGGGCGTCTGGTACCGCCTCATGGGCGAGGTCTTCGAGCGCACGGTGGTGCAGCCGTTCAAGCAGGTATTTCGTGAGCTCTATCTTCTCACTGCCGACGAGCGACAGGAGCGCACCATCTCGCGGCGCTACGCTGGCAACCAGATCCAGCCGCAGAAGGCCGCCACCCTGCTCAAGTCGCGCGGGTGGACCGTTGACTACGAGACGGGCCTGCAGAAGGTCTGGTACGACCAAAACCTCGTGGCATGCATGGTGTCCTACGCCGACTGGTTCTCTCCCGCTGACATCGAGCCACCTGTGATCGAGGAGGTCAACTTCTTCGGGCGCGGCACATGGAAGGCCGTGCCGCTCGAGGAGATCGCTCCCATCGTGTTCTCCGAGACGATGCGTGATGTTGATTTGGTGGTGAGTGTCGCCCACGCGGGCGCCGTCGACCCCGAGACCAGCTCCTCGACGATCGAGATGCGCCGTGCGATTCTCGGGCAGCTGCTCGATCTTTTGAAGGTGAGGAACGTGGACGTGGACGGCTCGCATGCGAAGGTCCACGGTACCCTGGGCAACTACTCAATCCACCTGGGATCGGGCGTGGTGCACAAGATGGGTACGGGCATGATCTGCATGCTTCCCGTACACTCCCAGACGCGCGGTCGCCTGTTCTTGCCCTTTGCGGATGAGGATCCCAAGACCGCCGAGGTTCTCTCGAAGGTCCTGCTGCTCGCTCGTGACCAGAAGATCAAGGACCCAGAGATCCTGAGGCAGATCACGGAGTGA
- a CDS encoding superoxide dismutase: MYKQIELPYSFDALEPHIDALTMETHYSKHHAAYTKVLNEAAEKAGVLDTPIEALLASLGTIQDEALRQVIRNNGGGFYNHNLYFSIMSPNPAPAPEGVLKAAIERGFGDVDSLKDQLKKAALGRFGSGWAWLNSGKDGSLSVSSSPNQDNPLSEGSESVPILGIDVWEHAYYLKYKNLRADYVDAFFEVLDWNAVAERYAKVAG; encoded by the coding sequence ATGTACAAGCAGATAGAGTTGCCCTATTCCTTTGACGCACTGGAGCCGCATATCGACGCGCTGACGATGGAGACGCACTATTCCAAGCACCATGCGGCATACACCAAGGTTCTGAACGAGGCCGCAGAGAAGGCGGGCGTCCTTGACACACCTATCGAGGCCCTGCTCGCTTCGTTGGGGACGATACAGGACGAAGCCCTTCGCCAGGTCATCCGCAACAACGGTGGCGGATTCTACAATCATAACCTCTACTTCTCCATCATGTCGCCAAACCCAGCCCCTGCGCCGGAAGGTGTGCTGAAGGCGGCCATCGAGAGGGGCTTCGGTGACGTGGACTCCCTGAAGGATCAGCTGAAGAAGGCGGCGCTTGGCCGCTTTGGCTCCGGGTGGGCATGGCTCAACTCCGGCAAGGATGGTTCCCTGAGCGTCTCCTCCAGCCCCAACCAGGATAACCCCCTCAGCGAGGGAAGCGAGTCGGTGCCTATCCTCGGTATAGATGTGTGGGAGCATGCCTACTACCTGAAGTACAAGAACCTGCGCGCCGACTACGTGGACGCATTCTTCGAGGTGCTCGACTGGAATGCCGTTGCCGAGAGGTACGCTAAGGTCGCCGGCTAG